One Archangium violaceum genomic window, CGATACCCTCACCCCATCCCTCTCCCGAAGGGAGAGGGGGAATCACGCCTTCATCGGCCGTGTATCTCCGCTCGCGAGCTTCGCTGGCGCGGTAGCGGGCGGTGGTTCGCGGAACTGCCGGTGATACAGCTCCGCGTACAGTCCATTTCGAGCCATCAACTCTTCGTGTGTGCCGCGCTCCGTGATGCGCCCGGCGTCGATGACGAGGATGAGGTCCGCGTTGCGGATGGTGCTCAGCCGGTGCGCGATGACCACGCTGGTCCGTCCCGCCAGCAGCGTGGAGAGCGCTCGTTGGATGAGCGCCTCCGTCCGCGTGTCGATGTTCGCCGTCGCTTCATCGAGGATGAGTACACGCGGATCCGCGATGACCGCTCGCGCGAACGCGAGCAGCTGCCGTTGCCCCTGGCTCAGCGTGGCGCCTCCCTCGCCCAGCACCGAGTCGTAGCCCTTTGGCTGCGTCGTGATGAACTCGTGCGCATGGACCGCGCGCGCCGCCTGTTCGATCTCCTCCCGGCTCGCGCCCGGCCGGCCATAGGCGATGTTCTCCGCGATGGTTCCGGAGAACAGGAACGGCTCTTGAATCACCATCGCCATCTGCCGCCGCAGGCTCGCCCGCGTCAGCCGCTGGATGTCCTGCCCGTCCAGCCGCACCACCCCCGACGTCGTGTCGTAGAAGCGGGGAATCAGGTTGGCCACGGTCGTCTTCCCCGCGCCCGTGCGGCCCACCAGCGCCACCGTCTGGCCGGGCTGGACCTCGAAGCTCATGTCATGCAGCACCGGGTGCGCGGGGTCGTAGGCGAAGGACACCTTCTCGAACGTGATGCGTCCCTCCGCTCGTCCCAGCTCCACCGCGTCCGGGGCGTCGGCGGGCTCGCGCGTCTCGTCGAGGATGGCGTAGATGCGCTCCGCTCCAGCGAGCGCCGACTGCATCTGCGTGTACACCGAGGCCATGAGCTGCACCGGCCGGAAGAACTGCTGGACGTAGATGAGGAACGCCGCCAGCAGGCCCACGCTCAGCCGCCCCTGGAGCACCAGGTAGCCGCCATAACCAATGACGAGCGCCGTGGCGATCGTGGAGAGCATGTCCATCGCCGGGGAGAACGCGGAGGTGACGCCCACCGCGGCCACGTTGGCGTCCCGGTTGGCGGCGTTCCGGTCACGGAAGCGCTGGATGTTCACGTCCGTGCGGTTGAACGCCTGCGCCTGCCGCACGCCGACGATCTCCTCCTGCAATTCCGCGGTCACATTGCCCGCCGTCTGCCGCGTCTTTCGGTAGGCATTCCGGGCTCGGGCGGCGAAGAACCGGGTGGTGAGGAACATCACCGGAATGAGGGTGAAGCACGCCAGCGCCAGGGGCACGTTGAGCGCCAGCATCGCCACCAGCACGCCCACCAGCCCCAGTATCGAGCCCAGGAGCTGCGTCACCCCCTGGGAGAAGAACTGGCTGAGCGTGTCCACGTCGCTGAGCAGCCGGCTCATCAGATCGCCGATCGGCCGCTTGTCGAAGTACGTGAGCGGTAGCGTCTGGAGCTGCTCGAAGAGCCGGACGCGCATCGAGGAGAGCACCTTCTGGCCGGTCGCGCCCACCCGCTGTGTCTGCGCCCGTCCGGACAGGGCGCCCGCTCCGTAGACGACGAGCAGCAGCACCATGGTGCGCAGCAGGCCCATGGCATTCCCGCCCGAGATGTCGTGGTCGATGGCCCGGCTCACCAGGTACGGTCCGGCGGCCTGTGTCAGCGCGCCCACGAGGATGAAACCCATGGCCACGAGCAGCGTGCCACGGTGGGGCCGCATCTCGGTCAGCAGCCGGCGCGCCACCGCGCCACGGTTGACGGCTCGCTGGACTTCCTGCTCCGCCATCGTATGGATGGATCCGGGTCTCATGCTGCCTCCACCGTCCCGGGTTGCAACTGCGAGCCGAGAATCTCGTTGTAGAGCGGGCTCGAGGCGAGCAGCTGCTCATGGTTCCCCTGCGCCACCACCTTGCCCTCGTCGAGCACGAGGATGAGGTCCGCGTCGCGCACCGTGCTGATCCGCTGGGCGATGACGATGGCGGTGCGGTGCGTGCCCCGCATCAGCCGATCGAGCGCGCCCTGGATGGCCGCCTCCGTCTCCGCATCCACCGCCGAGGTGCTGTCGTCGAGGATGAGCAGACGCGGATCCGTGAGCAGCGCCCGCGCGATGGCCAGACGTTGGCGCTGGCCTCCCGACAGCCCGACCCCCCGCTCGCCCACCACCGTGTCGTAGCCCTGTGGCAGCCCGGCGATGAACTCCGCCGCCTGCGCCGCCTCGGCCGCCGCCTGGATCTGCTCCAGCGTCGCCTCCGGGCGGCCGTAGGCGATGTTCTCGCGCACCGTCCCGGAGAAGAGCAGGGCGTCCTGCAACACCACGCCTATCTGCGAGCGCAGGCTGGAGAGCGTCACCTCGCGCACGTCGCGACCGTCCAGGAGCACCGCGCCACCCGTCACGTCGTAGAAGCGGGGCAGCAGGTTGATGATGGTGCTCTTGCCGGAGCCCGTCGTCCCGAGGATCGCCACGAGCTGTCCCGGCTCGGCCACGAAGCTCACCCCGCGCAGGATTTCACGCTCGCTGCCCGCGTAGCGGAAGCGCACGTCGCGGAACTCGACCCGTCCCTGGAGGGGCGGCAGGACCCGGGCCCCGGGCTTGTCGGCCACCTCCACCTGGGTGTCGAGCAGCTCGAAGACGCGCAGCGCGGACGCTCCGGCCCGGGACATCTGCGCCGCGATGAAACCCAGCGTCATGAGGGGCATGAGCACGAAGCCCAGATAGGAGTTGAACGCGAGCAGCTCGCCGAGGGTCAGCTCCTGGCGGAAGATGAGCATGCCGCCGACGCCCACCACCACGAGCGTGCCGAGGTTGGCGAAGAAACTCACGAACGGGAAGCTGTTGGAGAGCGCGTCAATGATTCGCAGGTTGTTGTCCAGCAGCTCGTCATTGATCTTCTGGTAGCGGGCGGCCTCGCGGGCCTCGCCGGAGAACGCGCGCACCACGCGGATGCCGCGCAGATCCTCCTGGAGGACCGTGTTGAGCCGGCCGAGCGCCCCCTGCACCCTGCCGAACAGCGGGCCCATCCTGCCCACGAAGACCTTGAGCAACCAGAGGATGGGCGCGATGGCCGCCAGTGCCACCACGGCGAGCACGGGGTTGATGCTGAACAGCAGCACCGCGCAGCCCACCAGCATGACGCTCGAGGCCGCGAGCTGGAGCACGCCCGAGCCGACGAAGGTGCGCACCTGCTCCACGTCATTGGTGAGCCGGGTGAGGAGCTGGCCGGTCTGCGCCTGGTCGTAGTAGCTGAAGCTCAGCCGCTGGATGCGCGCGAAGAGCGCGTCACGCAGGTCGAAGGCGACGCCCTGCGACACACGCTCGGCCAGGTAGCCCTGGAGGAAGTTGAAGAGCCCTCGCCCCAGCGCGATGCCCAACAATCCGCCCACCGCCGCGAAGACCGGGGCACTCCTTCCCCGGGCGAGGCCTCCGTCGATGGCCATCCGCACCATCTGGGGCGCGGCGAGGTTGGCGGCCGACACCAGCAGGAGTGACACCAGCGCGCCCGCCGTCTCCAGCTTGTAGCGCTCGAGATATCCGAGCGCCCGCCACACGGCCTTCCCGCCACCCGCCGGCAGCTCCGGTCTTCGTCCTCGTTCCATGTCCGGACACACGTACCCAAGCGAGCCCCGGGCCGCAATGTCCGTGCGGAAGATGAGTGCGGCCTCGTTCACACGAGAAGTGAGGACCCCTGTGTCGGCCGCTTGACGCGCGCGGGGGGGACGCGTCTGCTGTATGCATGGCCAGTATTCCCTCCCCGGTGTCTTCGGCGGACACCGGTGCGCGCCCCGTCGATTCCAGCGAGCGCCTGATCCTCCTCGACGTCCTGCGCGCCTTCGCCCTGTGCGGCGTCTTCGTCTCGAATGCCTACGTGCACCTGAGTGGCCGGGGCTTCCTGCCAAAGGAGGCCGCCGACGCCCTGATGTCGACGCGGGTGGATGTCGTCACCGACTTCCTCTTCACTCGCTTCGTGGCCGAGAAGGCCATGTCCACCTTCTCGTTCCTCTTCGGCCTCGGCTTCGCCATCCAGATGGGCCGGGCCGAGGCGCGGGGGAGCTCCATCGTCCCGGTCTATACCCGGCGGCTGGCGGTGCTCCTGCTCATCGGCCTCTCGCACCTGTTCGCGCTCTGGTACGGCGACGTCCTCAACCTGTACGCGGTGATGGGCTTCGTGCTCCTGCTGTTCCGCGGGCTGCCCGACAGGCGCCTGCTCATCTGGAGCCTCGTGCTCATCCTCGGCGCATCGAGTGTGGTCTCCGCCATCATGATCTACATGCCGCTGCTCGCGGGCTCGCCGGAGGCCGTACAGGCGGCCTCCAAGGCGAAGATGGCAATGCTGACGGAGATCCGGAGCCAGACACTGGCCGCCTTCCAGAGCGGCTCCTATCTCACCACGGTGAAGGCCAATGCCGCCTTCTACTGGAACGTCTTCCTCAAGCCGATGACGGCGGCGCATGCGTTGATCACCCTTGGCCGCTTCCTCCTGGGACTCATGGCGGGGCGGCGCAAGCTCTTCCACGACGTGGATGCGAACCGTCCCGTCTTCCGCCGGCTCCTCGGGTGGGGGCTGGGCCTGGCCGTGCTGGGCAATGGGGTGGGACTGCTCGTCGACTCCTTGCTGAAGGCCGGGACCCTCTCCAAGCCAGCGCCGTGGTGGCGGGTGCTCTCTCCGGCGGTGTGGGAGGTGGGCGTCCTCGGCCTCTCCGCGTGCTACGTGGCCGGCCTCTCTCTCCTCTTCCTGCGCCCCCGGGCGCGGCGGCTCCTCTCCCTCTGGGCCCCCGCTGGCCAGATGGCGCTGACGAACTACCTGTGCCAGACCGTCATCAGCCAGCTCGTCTACTACGGCTACGGCTTCAACCTCATTGGCAAGCTGCGCCCCCTGCCGTGCCTCGCGCTCATGTTCGGGCTCTTCTGGGTCCAGGTCCTGGTGAGCCACCTCTGGTTGGCGCGCTTCCGTTTCGGCCCCGTCGAGTGGGTATGGCGCTCGTTGACCTACGGGAAGCTCCAACCGATGCGCCGGGTTCCGGCCCCCGAGCAGGACGTGGCACCCGCCGCCTGAGCAAATGCTTGACGCTGCGGGGGGCGGGGCGCTCGGATGCGCCCCCATATGACCGAGCTGCTCACCCGCGCCGAAGCCTCGAAGTACAAGGAAACCTCGCGCCACTCCGACGTGCTCGCCTTCGTCGACGAGCTCTGCCGCCGGACGAAGCTCGCCAGACGTGTCGACTTCGGAAAGAGCGGTGAGGGTCAGCCCCTGGTGGCCCTCATCGTGAGCGATCGCGGCTGCTTCACCCCCGAGCTCGCGCGCAAGCAGAAGAAGATCGTCGTGATGGTGGAGGCCAACATCCACGCCGGTGAGGTCGAGGGCAAGGAGTCCGTGCTCGCGCTCGCCCGCGACCTGACCCTCACGAAGCTCGGCCAGAAGCTGCTCGACAAGCTCTGCCTCGTGTTGATTCCGAACTTCAACCCGGACGGCAACGACCGCATCAGCCCGAACAACCGCAAGCTCGACCTCGCGAACCTCGAGGGGCAGGTGAACCCCGAGGGCGGTGTGGGCACGCGCTACACGGGCGAGGGGTGGAACCTCAACCGCGACAGCATGAAGCAGGAGGCTCCCGAGACGCGCTGCCTCGCGAAGCTGTACCAGGAGTGGTGGCCGCACCTCTTCATCGACTGCCACACCACCGATGGCAGCATCCACGCCTTCGACCTCACCTTCGACACGTCGCACTCCAACGAGCCGCTCTTCGCGGAGATGCGCGCCTTCAACCGGGTGATGCTCGAGCGCGTGGCCAAGGCCGTGAAGACGCGCCATGGCTTCGACAGCTTCTGGTACGGCAACTACAAGGAAGAGGGCAATCCCCGCTCGGGCTGGCACACCTATCCCGCGCTCCCGCGCTTCGGGAGCCACTACCGCGGGTTGCTCGGCCGGCTGGACGTGCTGCTCGAGACCTACAGCTACATCGACTTCCCGCGCCGCTGCGCGGTGATGAGGGCCTGGTTGCTCGAGCTGTTCCGCGATGCCGCGAAGAACGCCACCGCCTATCGCGCCATCACCGACATCGAGGCCGAGCACATCCTCGCGCGCGGTGAATCACCCGATATTCAGGCGCTCGTGGGCATCAACTACGGCGTGGCCACGCGCGACGACAAGGGCGCGCTCGTGTTCGAGTACCCCGCCCATGCGAAGCCCGGCGACGTGGCCCACATCCAGGCCTTCGATGAGGCGAGCATCACCGCGCGGCGGTACCCCGGAAAGCGGCGCCGTACCTACCAGACGCCGCATCACCGGACGTTCGTTCCCACGCACGCGGTGAGCACGCCGGAGGCGTATCTCGTGCCGGCGGAGCTCGCCTCGCGTCTGGAGGGGCATGGCATCCGCTTCGAGCGCCTGGATGCGCCGCGGCGCTTCACCGTGGACAGCTACCGGGTGGCGCGGCGCGAGGAGACGTTCAGCCCCGACGTGGCCGCGAACGTCCCGCCACCCGGCCAGGCCGAGGTTCCGCTCAGCCAGAAGCCCAAGCCCGTGCGCTTCGAGACCGTGCTCACGGTGGCCCCCGAGCGCTCCACTCGCGAGTTCCCCGCGGGAACGCTGTACGTCCCCACGGCGCAGCGCACCGGCACGCTCATCGTGTACCTGCTCGAGCCGCACTCCGATGACGGCTTCTGCCGCTGGCAGTTCCTCGACGGTCTCATCACCGTGGGCGAGCTCTACCCCGTCCACCGCGTGGTGGGTGCCGTCAGCGCGCCGAAGAAGGCCGAGTGACGGGGCGCTACTCCCCCGGCTTGTGAGGTGGAAGCTCTTCTGGAAGGGGAATCCGGACGAGCTTCAGCCCCTTCGGCCCGCGGTCGACCACGATGAAGCCCTGGCCACCCGCCCTGACGAGCTGGCCATCCGTGGCCACTCCGCTCGCGAGCCAGGCCTCCGCCTCTTCTCTCGAGGCGAACGTGTGGGCGAGCTTCACTCCCTCGGCGGCGGGAGTCGTAAGCTTCCGGAAGAACTCGCGGAACTCGTCGAGCTTCCGGACGTCGTCGCGCACGAAGAGCAACGCGGCCGCGCAGATCCGGAGGGCTTCCTCCTCGGGCGACCCCTCCGGGTGATTCCTGCTCACGGCTTCCACGGTCCGGAGGACGGTATCCACATCGAAGTTCTTGTTGTATTTCATTGGCAGGCCGGGCAATGACAGACTTCTAGAGGGCGAGCGGGTGCGGTGTTCGCAATGCCATTCGTTGTGTTCGATATGTGGATAGGGTTTGCGCGCGGGCTCGTCTATGACGTAGGTCCGCTCCGGGCCCCCTGGCCGGCCTCGTGTGCCCCCAACCGGCACAAGCCACCGTCGCGGCGCACACCCGCGCGAGCAGCCTCGAAAGCCGTGGGGACTCGCCCGAGTCCGAGGGGTACTTCCTGGCCATTCCCCACACTCCCGTTCAACCAAAAAAACCAAGTAATTTCAGATGGTTGGGGGGGGGGGGGGCTGTACAAAGGTTCAGTGCGGCCTTCCCGGGAGTGGTGCGCTCCTCCCCGCTCCGTCCATCCTCGCTGATCTTACGAGTCAGCGGGGTCCACCCTAGGTGACCCCGAGGCCCGGCGGCAATTTCATCCGTCCGGTTGTCGGCGGGCACCGGACACTTCACGAGTTCCGGTCCTCACCCAGCGCGGGAGGGGTCCCCCAGCTACCGGGCCCGTCCCGGGTTAGGATGGACGCACCTGGCCATGGACTCTCCGCCGATGAACGACACCCCCCAGTTCCCCCGCCTCCTCGGACGCTACGAGCTCGTCCACCTTCTCGGCCAGGGCGGCATGGGCGAGGTCTATCTCGCCAAGATTTCCGGCGCGGCGGGCTTCGAGAAGCCCTGCATCGTCAAGACGATCCTCCCCGCGCTGCTCAAGGACTCGCAGTTCCTCGATCGCTTCCACCATGAGGCCAAGGTACTGGTGCACCTCGTCCACTCGTCCATCGCGCAGGTGTACGACATGGGCGAGGCCGAGGGCACCTACTACATGGCCCTCGAGTACGTGGCCGGCGTGGACCTGGCCTACCTGCTGGAGCAGGCGCGTGCCCAGGGGCAGCTGATTCCCGTGCCGGTGGCGCTCCTGCTCGGCCAGCGCATCGCCGAGGGGCTCGGCTACGCCCACCGCAAGACGGGCCCGGATGGCATGCCGCTGGGCATCGTCCACCGCGACGTCTCGCCCCACAACGTGATGGTCTCGTACGAGGGCGAGGTGAAGGTCATCGACTTCGGCCTCGCCAAGAGCGCCGCGCGCAGCAAGTACACCCTGCCGGCCACCGTCATGGGCAAGCTCGGCTACATGTCGCCGGAGCAGGTCCACGCCGAGGCCGTCAACCACCCCACCGACATCTACTCGTGCGGCGTGGTGGTGTGGGAACTGCTCGCGGGCCGGCCGCTGATCCACCACGGCACCGTGGCCGAGATGATGGCCGCCATGTCCAACCCCACCGTGCCCGCGCTCCACGAGCTGCGGCCGGATGTGGACCCGGCCCTCGACGCTGTGGTGCGCCGCGCGCTGGCCCCCACCCCCGGGGAGCGCTACGCGCGCGCCGACGACTTCGCCCGCGCCCTCAACGAGCAGTTCCTACGTACCTCCTCCTCGTTTGGCGCCGAGGAGGTGGGCAACTTCGTGCGCTCGCTCTGCCCGGAGGCCTTCGCCTCGCAGCGCCAGCTCCTCTCCCGGCTCACCACCTCCAAGGCCGCGGGGCTGCGCCGCACGCCCCAACCCGGTGGCGCCCTCGTTCCCATGGACACCGCCCGCCACACCCCGCTGCCCCCGGGAGTGTCCCACGCGGACCCTGGCTCCGTGTCCGGCTACGACGCCACCCTGATGAGCCCACCCAGCAGCACCGGCACGCCCACGGTCGGCTCCGCGCCCGGCCTCGCGCCGGCCCAGACGCTCCATCTGGACAGGCCTTCCTCCGGGCCGGGACGCAAGGGGTGGACGGTGGCGATCACCCTCGGCGCCCTCGGTCTGATCGGCGCCACGGCGGGAGTGACCTCGGTCCTGATGTCCCGCCGTCCCCCTCCACCGCCCATGGTTGCTCCGGATGGGCGGCCTCCGCTGCACCGGGGTCCTCCTCCGCACCACGGTCCGGGCCCGCATCCGGGGGACCGTCCCCCGCACGAGAGACCTCCGCCACCTCCGGGCATGCAGCCAGGAGAACCCCGCCCGGACTTCGAGTCCCGGCCTCCTCCCGCGCCTGCCGAGCCGGTTGAATCCAAGGCCGCGGTTCCTTCGCGCTCCCCATCGAGGCTCATCCCCGTGGGGAACATGGTGCCGATGAAGCCGCGCGGCTCGTTCTACTCGGTTCCCCGTGGCCGCCTGGCGGGGCTCAGCGAGGGCATGGTCCTCCAGGTGGTGGCGGCGCCGGTGAAGGACGGCAAGGCGAAGCTGCTCGGAGAGGCGACGGTGCTCAAGGCGTATCCGCGGCGCTCCGTGGTGGAACCCGATGCCAGCGTGCGCAAGGCCGGGAGCCTCGAGCGTTTCCTGGTGCTGCCCTCACAGCCCGCCCCAATCGCCCAGCCCGCCCCAATCGCCCAGCCCGCCCCAATCGCCCAGCCCGCGCCCGCTGCCGAGAGCTCCACGCCCTCCTCCGCGCCGGCTTCCGCTTCCGCGACCGCCGAGACTCCCGCCGCGCCGCGGGAGTTGAGCGGGCGCATCAGCATCAAGAGCGTCGGCCCCTTCCTGAAGAAGATCGAGCTCACCAACACGGACACCATCATCTGGAGCGGCTGCATCCTCGTCGCCCAGGGGCGGGACGTGTACAAGCTGGGCGGTATGGCCCCCGGCGGTGTGCGAGAGATTGCCATGAGCGACTTCGAGAAGGGCGACCGGGAGGTGCCCTTCGTGGGGACGAATCGGATCGGCCTCTTCTGCACCGAGGGACAGAAGGAGTTCCCCACGAACCATCTGTGAGCACAGGGGTGAGCCTCAGAATGCGCCGGTGAGCTGCAGCGAGAAGGTGCGCCCGTACTGGGGCACGGGCGCGGCGGCGCGATCGCTCCCGAATGACAGGGAGTAGTGGGAGTCGAGCAGGTTCTGCACACCGGCGAAGTAGCGCAGGTGCTGGAACTCGCCAGAGAGGCCCACGTTGATGAGCAGCGCTTCACCGTCGGCGGCGCCTTTCTTCGAGCCGCCGCGGGCGCTCTGGTAGGTGGCCTGGGTGGACAGGCGCACGTCGGTGTTGCCCAGGGGCAGCAGCAGCCGTCCGGAGGCCAGGTGCGCGGGGACGGCGGCGGCCACATCCTCCGACGCATTCAGGAGGGTGACGAAGGAGTAGCTCAGGTCCACCATCATGAAGCGCCCCGGCTGCCAGCGCAGGCCGGCCTCGGCGCCCCACGCGAGCGTCTGGCCGGGCCGGTTGGCGAAGACGATGCACTCCTCGGTGCCCGCCGGAGTGCCACACCGGGGCTGTCCGCTCTCCGTCTCCAGGACGATCAGATTCGCGATGCGGTTGTGATAGCCGGCGACCGTGACGCGCAGATCATCCGTCAGGTCGTGCGAGTGCTCCAGCTCCAGGGTGCCGATGGCTTCCGGCTCCAGGGTGCTGGGCGCCACCTGGGTGACGCCGCCGTCGTTGTAGTCGAGCTCGTATGCGTTGGGCGCGCGGAAGGCGGAGCCGGCCACCAGCTTCGTGAGGCCCCCGTCATAGGGGCGAGCGATGACGGCCAGCCGCGGGGTGATGGGCGTGGTGTTCAGGTCGAAGTACTTGTCCAGGCGCAGGCCCGCCGAGAGGCTCAGCCTCGGGTGTGGACGCCACTCGTCCAGCAGATAGGCGGAGAGCAACACCCGGCGCTTGCTGGCCATGGGCGTCATCCCCTCGGGGCCGAAGCTCTCCTGCTCCACGCGCAGCTGGCCCTGTCCCTCCAGGCCGACGGTGAGGCGGTGGGTGTTGGAGAGGGTGAGGAGGACGCGGGCCTCGGCGGAGATCCAGTCGGCGAGGCCGGAGTCCGTATCGCGCCGCAGGCCGCCGCTCGGCTGCACGTACATCCAATAGCCGCGGTAGCGGCTGGCGTCATAGGAGCCGCGCAGCGACAGGCGCATCCGCTCGTCCA contains:
- a CDS encoding ABC transporter ATP-binding protein, translating into MERGRRPELPAGGGKAVWRALGYLERYKLETAGALVSLLLVSAANLAAPQMVRMAIDGGLARGRSAPVFAAVGGLLGIALGRGLFNFLQGYLAERVSQGVAFDLRDALFARIQRLSFSYYDQAQTGQLLTRLTNDVEQVRTFVGSGVLQLAASSVMLVGCAVLLFSINPVLAVVALAAIAPILWLLKVFVGRMGPLFGRVQGALGRLNTVLQEDLRGIRVVRAFSGEAREAARYQKINDELLDNNLRIIDALSNSFPFVSFFANLGTLVVVGVGGMLIFRQELTLGELLAFNSYLGFVLMPLMTLGFIAAQMSRAGASALRVFELLDTQVEVADKPGARVLPPLQGRVEFRDVRFRYAGSEREILRGVSFVAEPGQLVAILGTTGSGKSTIINLLPRFYDVTGGAVLLDGRDVREVTLSSLRSQIGVVLQDALLFSGTVRENIAYGRPEATLEQIQAAAEAAQAAEFIAGLPQGYDTVVGERGVGLSGGQRQRLAIARALLTDPRLLILDDSTSAVDAETEAAIQGALDRLMRGTHRTAIVIAQRISTVRDADLILVLDEGKVVAQGNHEQLLASSPLYNEILGSQLQPGTVEAA
- a CDS encoding DUF418 domain-containing protein, which encodes MASIPSPVSSADTGARPVDSSERLILLDVLRAFALCGVFVSNAYVHLSGRGFLPKEAADALMSTRVDVVTDFLFTRFVAEKAMSTFSFLFGLGFAIQMGRAEARGSSIVPVYTRRLAVLLLIGLSHLFALWYGDVLNLYAVMGFVLLLFRGLPDRRLLIWSLVLILGASSVVSAIMIYMPLLAGSPEAVQAASKAKMAMLTEIRSQTLAAFQSGSYLTTVKANAAFYWNVFLKPMTAAHALITLGRFLLGLMAGRRKLFHDVDANRPVFRRLLGWGLGLAVLGNGVGLLVDSLLKAGTLSKPAPWWRVLSPAVWEVGVLGLSACYVAGLSLLFLRPRARRLLSLWAPAGQMALTNYLCQTVISQLVYYGYGFNLIGKLRPLPCLALMFGLFWVQVLVSHLWLARFRFGPVEWVWRSLTYGKLQPMRRVPAPEQDVAPAA
- a CDS encoding M14 family zinc carboxypeptidase; translation: MTELLTRAEASKYKETSRHSDVLAFVDELCRRTKLARRVDFGKSGEGQPLVALIVSDRGCFTPELARKQKKIVVMVEANIHAGEVEGKESVLALARDLTLTKLGQKLLDKLCLVLIPNFNPDGNDRISPNNRKLDLANLEGQVNPEGGVGTRYTGEGWNLNRDSMKQEAPETRCLAKLYQEWWPHLFIDCHTTDGSIHAFDLTFDTSHSNEPLFAEMRAFNRVMLERVAKAVKTRHGFDSFWYGNYKEEGNPRSGWHTYPALPRFGSHYRGLLGRLDVLLETYSYIDFPRRCAVMRAWLLELFRDAAKNATAYRAITDIEAEHILARGESPDIQALVGINYGVATRDDKGALVFEYPAHAKPGDVAHIQAFDEASITARRYPGKRRRTYQTPHHRTFVPTHAVSTPEAYLVPAELASRLEGHGIRFERLDAPRRFTVDSYRVARREETFSPDVAANVPPPGQAEVPLSQKPKPVRFETVLTVAPERSTREFPAGTLYVPTAQRTGTLIVYLLEPHSDDGFCRWQFLDGLITVGELYPVHRVVGAVSAPKKAE
- a CDS encoding serine/threonine protein kinase, yielding MNDTPQFPRLLGRYELVHLLGQGGMGEVYLAKISGAAGFEKPCIVKTILPALLKDSQFLDRFHHEAKVLVHLVHSSIAQVYDMGEAEGTYYMALEYVAGVDLAYLLEQARAQGQLIPVPVALLLGQRIAEGLGYAHRKTGPDGMPLGIVHRDVSPHNVMVSYEGEVKVIDFGLAKSAARSKYTLPATVMGKLGYMSPEQVHAEAVNHPTDIYSCGVVVWELLAGRPLIHHGTVAEMMAAMSNPTVPALHELRPDVDPALDAVVRRALAPTPGERYARADDFARALNEQFLRTSSSFGAEEVGNFVRSLCPEAFASQRQLLSRLTTSKAAGLRRTPQPGGALVPMDTARHTPLPPGVSHADPGSVSGYDATLMSPPSSTGTPTVGSAPGLAPAQTLHLDRPSSGPGRKGWTVAITLGALGLIGATAGVTSVLMSRRPPPPPMVAPDGRPPLHRGPPPHHGPGPHPGDRPPHERPPPPPGMQPGEPRPDFESRPPPAPAEPVESKAAVPSRSPSRLIPVGNMVPMKPRGSFYSVPRGRLAGLSEGMVLQVVAAPVKDGKAKLLGEATVLKAYPRRSVVEPDASVRKAGSLERFLVLPSQPAPIAQPAPIAQPAPIAQPAPAAESSTPSSAPASASATAETPAAPRELSGRISIKSVGPFLKKIELTNTDTIIWSGCILVAQGRDVYKLGGMAPGGVREIAMSDFEKGDREVPFVGTNRIGLFCTEGQKEFPTNHL
- a CDS encoding ABC transporter ATP-binding protein; translation: MRPGSIHTMAEQEVQRAVNRGAVARRLLTEMRPHRGTLLVAMGFILVGALTQAAGPYLVSRAIDHDISGGNAMGLLRTMVLLLVVYGAGALSGRAQTQRVGATGQKVLSSMRVRLFEQLQTLPLTYFDKRPIGDLMSRLLSDVDTLSQFFSQGVTQLLGSILGLVGVLVAMLALNVPLALACFTLIPVMFLTTRFFAARARNAYRKTRQTAGNVTAELQEEIVGVRQAQAFNRTDVNIQRFRDRNAANRDANVAAVGVTSAFSPAMDMLSTIATALVIGYGGYLVLQGRLSVGLLAAFLIYVQQFFRPVQLMASVYTQMQSALAGAERIYAILDETREPADAPDAVELGRAEGRITFEKVSFAYDPAHPVLHDMSFEVQPGQTVALVGRTGAGKTTVANLIPRFYDTTSGVVRLDGQDIQRLTRASLRRQMAMVIQEPFLFSGTIAENIAYGRPGASREEIEQAARAVHAHEFITTQPKGYDSVLGEGGATLSQGQRQLLAFARAVIADPRVLILDEATANIDTRTEALIQRALSTLLAGRTSVVIAHRLSTIRNADLILVIDAGRITERGTHEELMARNGLYAELYHRQFREPPPATAPAKLASGDTRPMKA